One Fulvia fulva chromosome 12, complete sequence genomic region harbors:
- a CDS encoding Deoxyribonuclease Tat-D — protein sequence MITGSDLTESKNAIKLAEDYPGLCYATVGVHPCSAKQFLKHKGGDDQLLQELKELALEGKKNGTVAAFGEIGLDYDRLQHADKETQVKYFEKQLDLATELDLPLFLHSRAAAEDFESILKARLDRLPKRGVVHSFTGTMEEMQRIVELGFDVGINGCSMKTEENLEVVKAVPLERIQIETDGPWCEMRPSHASATFLKDAPPLPKAVKKEQWNEECMVKGRNEPCQITNVAHAIAGIKGVTVEEVCEAAWINSIRMFGLGEPSP from the exons ATGATCACCGGCTCCGACCTGACAGAATCGAAGAACGCCATCAAGCTAGCAGAAGATTACCCCGGTCTCTGCTACGCAACCGTCGGTGTCCACCCCTGCAGTGCGAAGCAGTTTCTCAAGCACAAAGGAGGAGACGACCAGCTACTGCAAGAGCTGAAAGAGCTAGCGCTGGAAGGCAAGAAGAATGGCACAGTCGCGGCGTTTGGAGAGATAGGGCTGGACTATGACCGCTTGCAGCATGCCGATAAAGAGACGCAGGTGAAGTACTTCGAGAAGCAGCTCGATCTAGCGACCGAACTGGAccttcctctcttcctacactCCCGCGCAGCAGCCGAAGACTTTGAGTCGATATTGAAGGCTCGCCTGGACCGGCTGCCCAAACGAGGCGTGGTACACTCCTTTACCGGCACCATGGAGGAGATGCAGCGGATTGTGGAGCTTGGATTCGATGTGGGCATCAATGGATGCAGTATGAAAACGGAAGAGAACCTTGAAGTGGTAAAGGCAGTACCGTTGGAGCGGATACAGATTGAGACAGATGGACCCTGGTGTGAGATGAGACCCAGTCATGCTTCGGCGACATTCCTGAAAGACGCACCGCCTTTACCGAAAGCTGTGAAGAAAGAGCAGTGGAACGAGGAGTGTATGGTGAAGGGACGTAATGAGCCTTGTCAGATCACAAATGTAGCCCACGCGATTGCGGGGATCAAGGGGGTGACTGTGGAGGAGGTCTGTGAGGC TGCCTGGATTAACTCGATACGAATGTTCGGTCTTGGTGAGCCGTCGCCTTGA